A segment of the Lycium ferocissimum isolate CSIRO_LF1 chromosome 5, AGI_CSIRO_Lferr_CH_V1, whole genome shotgun sequence genome:
ACAGTCATCTTGCATTTTCGACCAGCCTGGATTTTCCAGATTCTGAAATCTGATGAGTAGAATAAGTCACCCTTTGAGCTTGTTTGGGTTAAACTGTCCCCTGCCTGTAAGTTTCATCATCCCAAGATGCATTCACATGAGGAAGCTGATATTCATCAGGTTTGAGAGCCAATGCAAAGTCTGGCAGTGTTGGGGCTGTCTCCATTATCCTGCAGCAATCCTCTTCAGGTATTAAGTATTTTTCCAACATGCGAATTCCATGAAGCCAATAGATGTATGACATGTGTTTGCACACAAGACTTTTAGCATTTAACCAAGGTTAATTTTTTGAAACTGAACTTTAACCATGGTTAATTGACATGCATCTCATTAAATCAATTAGACATAGTAAATTTTCATCGGTTGGTACACTGGGGCAGTAAGTATCGAACTCTACCTTGGAGATTGATTAAGCTTAAAACATGCATTAACTATTTTTGTAATTTGTTGTCATGACTGTGCATTGTTATTTTTTAGTGGATGGGGATGGTTTGATCTTTTTTGTGGGGATGATTTGGTCTTTTTCAATTCTTCTGTTTGGTTCAAAGGGGTTGGTTTAGTTGGTGGTGCATCAACGAGGCTTTTCCGTACTATTACAAATTTATACCTCATCAAGTCAAGAAGCTATCTTGTAATATGTCAACCCAAATTCAATATACATACAAAGGAAAGCATGCCATCTCTCAAAACCAAATATCGAGCTTTAGCAATCTACTTTTAGATAAGCAATTCTGCAGCCAAGTGAGATCATCATATCTGCAAAGCCACAAAAAGAAAACTTACTTTTCATAAGAGTACAAATCCCTGTTGATCCGCACCTTGCTCGAAGTGTCCTTTGGAATTTTCTCAGCAAGATACTTCATCGTTCCCCAGAGTGGAGGATTTCTGGATTGGCAAATGGATATCAGGTGTGCAGAAGAGAGAGGATAAGGTGAGGCGAAAATAATATGTTATGATGACATACTACTACATCAACGGACCGGcgggggggttttttttgggggggggggggggtgggggacCAAAATCAGGTGGGCTTAAAGTAGATGGTCTTCCTTGCGCCAGCAAGCTTAATGTCAAAACATGGCTTAGTGCAGTTTCTAACTAGATGCTTCCGATGAAATATCAGTTTAGCATACCAACGGAGGTGGAAGTTGGtcaaatgaaaatatgaagtttcCCAGTCTGATAAATTTTGAGCACTAGACACAGTTCTACAAGTTAGTATGAGCCTTTACATGGTAAAGTCATCCAATTAGGTCTAGAAGCGAACTATTCATTACACTGCTTCATGTACACAGCGAAATTTAAACAACACTAGCTTTAGATACAGTAACATCTTGAGAAACCGCATCCAAGGATATCGGATTACCGTTTGAAATGATATTTTAGAGGTTTTGTTGAAAACGATGTAGCTCAGATATGTTTCCCAAAAAGATGGAAATACCAAGGATAAGAAAGAGATATAACCAGGATATAACAAAAAACTGATGAATAACAAGACCAACTGCAGGACACCATTTGGAAGTAATAAAGTTGAAGCTAAACTGAAGATCTCCCTTATCATCCGAGTCATTAGATAAATGCGATAACTGAAACTCTGCACTAACATATCTGATTGGAAGAGTTATTTTCTAATCAAAATCGATAGCTAAAAAAGAATTAGACGTATGGATATTTTCCCAATGTTCTTAATAGTTCTGGTCTCTATAAAGATTTGGTTTCATAATTAATCTATAGCAAAGCTACAAGTAGTTTtgcaacttttttcttttccaaaataaGTTCCTCCACTGCAtagcaagaaaaataaagaaaaatagggAAGTACAGGGAGTTGAGGAGTAATGAAGGGGAGAAACAGAAAAATGGAATGTCCAAAGTTTACCTGGAGAGAGGAACGGATGCATTGAAAGCTTCACACGCCTTCTTACTTTCTTTCAGATACTCATCTGCTGCTTGCAGGGCAGCTACAGCCATTCCATGAAATTTTTCTGTGTTCCCTTCGTCGAGGATTAGACCATGGTAATAGTATGCTGAAGCCTACACAGAATATTATGCGTCATGCATAAACTTGAGGGGAGAACAAGGCAATAGATTTAGAAGATGGCAAAGAAGCTGCTGAAGCTTCGCAAAGACCAATGGAGGgtccttaaaaaaataaagagctCCTCAATGTTTCCACAGGAGAAACTGTGTTTTTAGGTCAGAGACTATTCCAATAATGTGGGAAGGTCGCAGCATTAGAATCAATTATATAGCACAACAACTCTTAAGTATTAAATATCTAACCAGATCCTCTCATTCTTAGTCTCCAAAGCCCTAAAACTCGCGAGAAATTTTAATCAAAACAGTGAAAATGTGTCAAGACAAGTTTTCATGCTATAGCAGGGAAATATTGAAAAACCATAGTTGCTTTATGCTATAAATACCCATTCCATGACATAATTAAGAGGAATTTTAGGTTGCTTCGACTGAAGAAAGTTATAAGCATTTAGCCTTAGAAGAGccaaagatgacaaaaataagtcagTTTAAAGTGGACTCACACTTACAGATTGAGGTAGCCAGCAAGATGTACATTATTGATTATCTTTAAGGTTAttcacaagaaaaacaagaaaatacaaGTTTCAGATCTCTAACACCATATGTCAGATTCTAAGAGCATTCAGCAGGGTTACAAAATCAGCCACTTCCGAAGCATTGGGATATTGAGGAGAGAAATACAACTACAGAAAAGTCCATTTTGAACACAGGTAAGTACCTCTGTCCATTACATCCTCTCAGAAGACCCGGGCCAACTTGattgaacgaaaaggtatgaGAAATGAATTTGTGGCATGAAATTTTGGGTGGATTACAGGACATATTAACATTTACACCACTATTTTCAGAGACCACATTCAGATGTAGGTCATTTTCCAGCGTGTTTTTCTGGGTCCTGTGTGTTTTATCTCTGACAAAATAGCATATTTGGCTAATGAATAGACAAAGCTGAACATTTCGATATAAATTCATATGCTAATGATGGTTGGTAAAGTCAGTCAACTACACCTCAGCCCCAAACTAGTTGGGAATTAGGGTAATTCATAAGTTAAtgacactagataaaataaggTCATCCTCGCATGGATCACTCAAAAAAATGTTATATGTTATAGAGGAAAAGTTTTGTCCCAGGGGAGTCTTTCATTCATCAATAAGTAAAATCAAGGAACACTTTTGACCTATAATTTAGCTACCTCTTGATGTTGCATAGGTACTAAAATCTAGGAACTAAAGAAATAAACTAAAGAAAGAGAATCACAAGATACCTTGGCTTCAATATATTTCCACTTCACGAAAAGCCTATGCTTTTCTCCCCAACCATTTGATAATGGGAGGTTCATGATGTTATCTTGAGCCTGCAAGGTagcaagaaacaaagaagttgATATCTCAGACACGATCCGGCTACAACAggaaaatattccataaaatggAATAACAAAGAGCGTTTTATTCCCCTTTCAATTGTTACGTTAGGGGAAGTAGTTAAAAGGGACCAAGGACTCCAAAACAGAAGTAAATGATCCATATATGCAATGCCAACTAGTTCGGACCAAACTAGTTACCCGTGTAGTAAGAAGTGTAAGTTCAGAGAACCCTTAATTTAATTAGCATTGGAATGAAATGGACTAGAATATAGTAGAAACGTATAGAGGATTCATATAACCCTCTTTTAAATCAAAGAAGTCGAGTATAGTTTGGCAAGAGGATAAAGTACCTGCTGCCAGTATTTTACCATCTCGCATGCAAGCCTTCTTTTGACAGCCAGTGTTGCTTTAGTACTGTCAATTGCAAGTCCAAGTTGAATATCAACAGCCTAAGATCACGGGGACAGATACATCAGATAGGGAAGAAATTTAATCCTTATGGTACATTTTCTTAACTAGAGATTAAGCTTTCTTAACTAGAGATAAAGCAACAGCTAACATCTTCATTCAAAAATAACTATTAGCACAAGAAAGCAAATGGACAACACCATAATACAGCCAAAATAACAAACATGTAAACTAGCATATCAAAATGGCTAAATGAACGAAAGTCTGTTGATCTAGGTTAACTCAAATTCAGATGATCCCCTTCACTATTGTTCACACTTTTGTAACAGAAATTTGCTAACTAGAGTCGTTTGGCTGCAATTAGATATTAGGCATATATCCAGATGACCCCCTTTGCAATTGTGCACAGTTATAACAGCAAATCTTTGACAAATAGATTGCTTTTGCTGTCTCTagataatactccctccatcccaatatGTGATGCACTTTTGAAACTTAAGGTCTAAAACAAACCATAGATACTTGTGTGGccaaatcatctcattaaaggtaaaatgagaagttcaaacttaaattatttcaatatttttgGGGCAGGCTAAAAGGAAATTGCATCACATAAATCGGGCCAGAGGGAGTAGCACATATCTTGCACTTTGTTAATTAGTGTGCATTAGATGCTTCCATCCATTGAAAGCAGAGGTAACAGGCATGAAGAACTCAAGCCCCACTAACAACCAAGGCAAAAGCAAAACACACATCTTTGCGTGAATATTTCATGCTTCAGCGCAGTGTATATTTATTAAGCCAATCCATGAATacaatcattttcttcttcaccaaATCAGAAACATATTGTCATAGGCAATTTCTACGAATCTTATTTATTAATATAGGAAGTCCTAACTGAGCCATCGAACGGTAATTGCAGTGTCTTTGGGGCACTATTTGAATGTATCTGACTTTTCTGGGATGTTAACAAAACCAGTAGTCAAGAAAAGAGAAGCTGAAAGATTATCACTAGAAGGCTAGAAGCATGATATGTATTTGCTTCATATAATTACATCGTCCAAGTAAACCCATAACAATCTCAGATATCCTCGAATACTCGCTAATGCAAAAAGAGAAAGACCATTCAGTAGAGCAGGGAGAAATTATGGGTGACATTTGgacatttaaatttttaaaatatgcaCCCAACACAAGATAGGCGCTGAATGAGCTAGTACCTGCCCTAATGCTTGGAGGCACAATGCTCGCAGAACTCCTTCGGCTAGGTCTACTGGCAGATTTCTCCTTCACACAGATAATAATAGTGAATATCTAACCCCTGAAAGGTTTAATTCGAAAACATGGATTTGAACAAAACCTTTGTTCAGCAGGCAACTGAGGAAGAACGTTTCGAACCGCACAATCTAGATATCCAGCAGCCCTCAGGAAAATATCAACAGAAGATCGCCTGCTCTCTGTCAGATGTTAAAGACAATATGAGGAAAACAAAAGATCAATTTGAAGGCGCAACATAGATGTCTCAAGAGAAGTTTCAGAGGCTTCGCCAAGAAATCAACTGTGATAAATATAAAGAACACAGAGACATTTACTTGTAGTTACTGACTCTGCAATATCAAACATGGGAAAAATACCCACCTTCAGATACCTTTGGTGAATAACCATCGAGAGATGTTCTAGGAAGAAGCAGCAAGTTAGCTTGCGATAACGATAGCGTTGCCATCAAGTGCAAAACGGACAGTACTTCATACCAAGCACTATACATTGCAGTTTCCTGaaatattttgagaaataaGACAGTTAAATAGAAGActaaacatgaaaagaaaacaaagagaaaaatatatttctagTCTGACCTCTTCATCATCCTCTTGATTGACCCAAATAAATTGCACTTTATGTTGTAATGTGCTACctgaaaatggccaagaaagcaACATCTCACAACTAAAATCAACAAAGTGCAAATGCTATTGAGATAGCAGCCAAAGTATGTACCATCTTTAACTAGCCCCAAAAGAACAGGCAAATAATCTTCTAGAGCCTGCAAAAGATCAGCCAGGGTTGAACCTCCTGCAAGAATTAGCTGATATGCATCACATCCAAATATGTAAAGAAGAAAACCAATAACATTGccaaattccaaaaaaatatgCTTGCGCTTCCTCTGCAACTCACCGTGCTGAGTAGCAGTTTTCCTTCTTGTCCTTGTAATTGTAGGAGCTTCTTGCCCTGCCATAACCACTATTCTGGTTCTGAGAGCGGATAGGCGCTCCACGAGGGTTTTCGACAAGTGATCATCAAGTGCAAGAGAGAAATCAACCGGTTTAGGGATACGTAATCCAGGTACAAATACAGACACCTCGCCAATGTTTCCTGGCCGCCTTCTATTCCCACCAGTCTCCTGCAGCGTCGAATTAAAGCATCCCATATCCTAAAAATTTCTCGTATCTGCCAAAACACTACCATAAATTACAGAATGATCTTTCGACAAAAACAAtgtcaagaaaaataatgaccTCTTTCATGAAAGTAAAAATTTTCCAACATGAATAACCGTGCAGAGTAAAATCATCACAAGAAAAATTGGATGACTGGGCTGGAAACTAGTCATAAAGTCACAATAAATGAGCAACCAACAGACAGTTGGCTGCTCACGAGTACTATCCCATAGATTGCCACTAGAACAATCTGTCATAAGTCAAGAAAATCTTTTGTGATTTTGTACATAAGGTGTCTAAACTTAATggatacttttaaaaaaaaaaaaaaaaaacagcttacCCTGGTTTTATAATCAGCAGATCAGGCAATAGGTCAATTTCTCTGGTAATTTCTGCAtcacaaaaaaagaatatttatgtaAGTATAGGTGTAAACACACAGTATAAAGATAAAGGAGATCACAAGAAATGCATGAAAAGTGACAGGTGCATTCTACATTACCAGACTTGTGAAATAATCATAACAAAAACTTAAATTCCTCCTTCCATAATGAACTTGGACAAATTTGTCAAACAAGTTGGCGGCTTTGCAACAAAATTATTACAAAAAAGTACCTTAAAGGGAAaccaaaaagaaagatgaaagaaAGAGAACCACAAACTTGTAATTCACGTACCATTGGAGTAAAGAATTGCAAACCCCATTTAAGAAAGCAAACAAACACATAAGCAAAACCCAACTTGTGCACATAGCACTAAGctcataaattcaagattgTCAAATTATGCCCAAGTGGGTTTAAAGTGGAATAGTTAAACAACCAACCCCAATTACCAAAACTTCAAAAGTATCAAATTTAAGTTTTATCAAAGCTTCCAAAATCAATCAAGATTGAATTTTTGTACAAAGACACCAATAAACATGATCAAGAAACATGGAAATCATAGACCCAAAATTGGTATTAGTGAAAAATATATACCTGGTTTGAAACagaaaagccaatattttccatcaaaaGTATTTTCTTGGAATTGattctaaaatgaaacaaataaaccctattttcaagaaacaatattTAGCTGAATTGAGCAAAAACCCAAAATCCTCTTTGAAAGGCCAAACACAAAGGAATCAGTTCAACCTCAACTTTTTGGAGCTGACAATTTTTCTATTTGGAacatttgaagaagaaaaaaataagtgataaagacaataaagaaaGAGGAATACAGATAGAAAAAAGGGGTATTAAAAAGGGTTAGGTTCTTCAATCTTCAACGTACATACAGTTGAAATGTTGATAAGTAATCGTCCCAAGTAGAGAGAGAAAATTAAACCCAAAGAAGAAAAACTTATACTTTAAAATAACAGGGTTAAGAGTAATTTACTAGTAATAGTAATGATTGTATAGTATTATTAGTACTGGTGAAGTTGCTTTCCAGAAGGCGTTTGTTTGGCACATTAATGTGGTATGGTAGTTAGTGCTAATGAAAAGACAATTATTTGGACAAGATGTTTGCATTTTATATGGTGCCGAATCCCACCTTTTCGGTTTTTAATTGTCCGCTTCTTCCCatttataaagaatttttagtttgttatgctttatttttgtatataatctaaTGATTTGCTAATTTAGCTAGCAAATAAATCACTTGAAGGTAGTTAATGTGTGTTAGCTTGATGACACATTAATCTTGTAGATGAGTtagaataatttttaaaaaatagtacAAGCGTACGCTTAATTAACTACATCTAATTACTTGTGAAACAATCAAATGGATCATCGAAAGAATCAAGTTTACTTTATCATAGAtggatttaaatttttaaatttacagATTCCTATCATTTAGTAATTTGAATTAGTACATGTTTTGATTGAGTATCTGAACACGTAATAAAGTATTTTTATTAGACACTTCCGACTCAAATTTTAGAAAAGTTTGTACGTGCGTTCTCAAGCGTCCATTACATAGATAagttaaccacttaaaatatgttacCTCATTTAATTGTACACATTTACCTCAATAAAACCATAGAACATCATGCTTGTTCTAATTAAAGGGTGTGACATATTTTATATGGTTAACTTATCAACATAACGGGCGTTTGAGAACACACgcctaaattttttcaaaattctagTTAGAGGTGCTAATAGTAGTAACACATTCAGGTGCTCAATTAAAATATATCGTAGTTTGAATATCTAAATGAAATACTATACTACAAATTTAAAGATACAtcacaccaaaaatgaaatttatattCTTTAAGTAAAATACATTACCTGCTATAATAAACAAAAATGACATGATATGGTAAACTTCTTTTTACATTATTCATCAATGATGGTGAATGGCACGAGGAATCCGAGGGGTTGGCGGGTATGGGCAAAGTCAGTAAGAGTACTGGTGAGCTAATGTGCGCTAGCCGCTGGCAGGTGAACAAGAATGTGTTGTTTTGGCTTTAGTACTACTTTTATTATGGCATTATGTGTTTTCCCTCTTGGCCTTATTTAAGAGTACCATAAATAGTAAGCACTTTACTATATAAGGATGTCTTATTGATTAGTGTGTTTTATAATCTGCAAACTAAACCCTTTTTATTGCACTAATCCAAATGTTTGTCCGTTTGTTTTCTTCACGTGAGTGTATTAACAATTCACTAATCCAACGATGACCCCTTCCGCAACCACATAGCTGTTCCCAacgaaaaagaaattgaaagatgaGTTGTTCTTACTCCATCAACCTTATTAATCATGTATTGCAACCCAATACGTAATCAAAACGcctgtttttcaaaagaaaaaacgaAAGACAGTTTCACCAAACTTATATTATATTTCTAAATATGATAATTAAATTTGATATTGAAGCTTCTTGTAATAATACTACAAATAAACTAAACTTACAGTAAcgaaaaattaaaggaaaatatatattataatatagTTCAACCGTTGGATTCCAATACATTAATATTCAATATATTTCTTGTACATGGTCCTTGTCAGTGTTCTATTTTTAAACATCTGTACAAGGAAAAAGGTAAGCAATTTTCCATAGTTAAACCTTATTGGCAGAGGTTGGTTTTCTATACTAGACTAGATACTAGATTTAAGTGCAAATTGACTCTTTAAGGTCCTCTTAAAGTGTTAAACTATTGAATAGTCAATCCATTTTAACTATCAAcgtgatattgttattgttatcaCTTTTATGGATGACTGTAAGATGACAATTACACTAATACTATACAATCACTTGGCAGGCTTTGACTTTCAAAGGGCCACTATCATAGTTTTAGGTCCCATTAGGTTGAATATTAATATCATATTTGAGGTTTATTTGGGATATTTGCTTAATTAAAATGGTGATAAGTTGTTTGATCTTTGTGTTAATGAACTAAATTATCTTCCTGTTAATGAACTAAATTCTCttcctagaaaattctctctCTAACCCGGGACGGCTGGATGGTGAAGCTGCTAAAGCAGCAGCTATAGGCCCCATAATTGTAGGTAGGgctgttcacagttttggttaaaaccaaaaccaaaccgaaaatttaaccaaaccgaataaaaaaaccgacattttttggttttggttttaaatttgaaaaaccgataGTATTTGgttttggttatggttatagtaaaaaataaccgaataaataaccgaaccaaaccgataattatatacataaaatttataattatttatatgtttaatattaacttttcataaataattaaagatattttataccttttaattattaatttaatttgttaCTTATTTTTAAGTGGTATGTTAaaagaattcaaaatataaaaatcctatacttttcattttacattactTATATTTCCCTGAaagatttcttgatttttatatgtgagagagaatatttgaattacaagtcataaattgaaaaaccgaaccaaaccgactaatattattttaattattatgaaAGATGAATGACTTAACCAATAAAGTGAGAAATAATTGTAAAAATCAATGTACTGATTCttaatgcaatttttttttttttttttattattgaatAAGTATTAATGTTTTGTTCCTATTAAAAGTGGTATACAAAATATTATACTTGTTATTACTTATATTAAAgaatataatcaaaatattatacTTGTTATTACTTATATTAAAGatttctatttttatatgtgGCTTTATGACAACAAGGAGTACTaatatgttttaattatatgaaAGATGAAAGACTTGATTGTTAGTGagaaatagtaaaatcaattaaCATTTGAGTAAGATTGTTATAAAGGGGTGATTTTACAAAGAAT
Coding sequences within it:
- the LOC132056126 gene encoding uncharacterized protein LOC132056126, which codes for MGCFNSTLQETGGNRRRPGNIGEVSVFVPGLRIPKPVDFSLALDDHLSKTLVERLSALRTRIVVMAGQEAPTITRTRRKTATQHGGSTLADLLQALEDYLPVLLGLVKDGSTLQHKVQFIWVNQEDDEEETAMYSAWYEVLSVLHLMATLSLSQANLLLLPRTSLDGYSPKVSEESRRSSVDIFLRAAGYLDCAVRNVLPQLPAEQRRNLPVDLAEGVLRALCLQALGQAVDIQLGLAIDSTKATLAVKRRLACEMVKYWQQAQDNIMNLPLSNGWGEKHRLFVKWKYIEAKASAYYYHGLILDEGNTEKFHGMAVAALQAADEYLKESKKACEAFNASVPLSRNPPLWGTMKYLAEKIPKDTSSKVRINRDLYSYEKIMETAPTLPDFALALKPDEYQLPHVNASWDDETYRQGTV